A stretch of Oreochromis aureus strain Israel breed Guangdong linkage group 11, ZZ_aureus, whole genome shotgun sequence DNA encodes these proteins:
- the zgc:158689 gene encoding brain-specific angiogenesis inhibitor 1-associated protein 2 — protein MSRTEEVNKMTENVYKGILDHFNPSLKNFVTMGKHYEKALTGVTIAAKGYFDALVKLGELASDSQGSKELGDTLFQMAEVHRQIQVQLEDVLKLFHSELLAQLEQKLELDIKYLTATLKKYQSERRSKTESIERCQSQLKKLRRKSQGSRHPNKYGDREMQFVELMSRRQGELDTLVAAGYKSALTEERRRYCFLVDRQCCVTKLLINYHSKVRELLSQKLSSWQQSCSQPTKLPERALNLLRHTAPQSSGAAGIAEVLRHTKLGTAQPEQRLSVQEVPPLLNGDSNRSQQQRSLPSSIQSDTCPPQGSTQTFLSAPSTGGAAGGSSQGASPQHSSTPVSASASPLPDSSASGSASPAPSTPTTTSSSSAQQTSLLLAANTSNLSPSLIPSTVMSLSQISPASSSSQGMTLPIPHSAPHSPPLPHSAPLSRAMTPVQLLHQQVEPGGSSTLSPSHNPWLLKTSEMSATATLPLPRRPVSEMRLGGFQGSSLPRMMPLSGPTRVEAMFSHTPGTSDGSGGTTVGGACLLHFLPGDNITLLISEPRDGWHYGQNERTGRKGWFPFSYTQPHHTKMDLLESSLFLSRANSTSTGQLDKLGSPGLPALTPESEEERSLPPQRVSTFRPRPYSMADSNKITSELASPPPSPTRPNPFAHVRLRKTVTNDRSAPIIE, from the exons atgtCTCGAACCGAAGAGGTCAACAAGATGACTGAAAATGTCTACAAG GGGATTCTGGACCATTTTAACCCCAGTCTGAAGAACTTTGTGACCATGGGGAAACACTATGAGAAAGCTTTGACAG GAGTGACCATAGCTGCCAAAGGATACTTCGATGCTCTTGTGAAACTCGGAGAGCTGGCGAGTGACAGCCAAGGCTCCAAGGAGCTCG GAGACACCCTGTTTCAGATGGCCGAGGTCCACAGACAGATTCAGGTGCAGCTGGAAGATGTG TTAAAGCTGTTTCACTCCGAGCTGCTCGCCCAGTTGGAGCAGAAGCTGGAGCTGGACATCAAATACCTCACG GCCACCCTCAAAAAGTATCAGAGCGAGCGACGGTCTAAAACAGAGTCAATCGAGCGCTGTCAGTCCCAGCTGAAGAAACTCCGCAGGAAGAGCCAAGGCAGCCGTCACCCCAACAAATATGGCGACAGAGAGATGCAG TTCGTGGAGCTGATGAGCCGTCGCCAAGGCGAGCTGGACACGCTGGTGGCTGCAGGTTACAAGTCCGCTCTCACTGAGGAGAGGAGACGCTACTGCTTCCTGGTGGACAGACAGTGCTGCGTCACCAAACTGCTCATTAACTACCACTCCAAG GTGAGAGAGCTTCTGTCTCAGAAACTGTCATCTTGGCAGCAGTCGTGCTCTCAGCCCACAAAGCTCCCGGAGCGTGCTCTGAACCTGCTGCGCCACACTGCGCCTCAAAGCTCAGGGGCTGCTGGGATAGCTGAGGTCCTTCGTCACACCAAGCTTGGCACCGCTCAGCCTGAGCAG AGGCTCTCTGTTCAAGAAGTCCCTCCTCTGTTAAACGGAGACTCTAATCGCTCCCAGCAACAGCGCTCGCTTCCCTCCTCCATCCAGAGTGACACCTGTCCTCCTCAGGGCTCTACCCAGACCTTCCTCTCTGCTCCCTCCACcggaggagctgctggaggttcATCGCAGGGAGCATCTCCTCAGCACAGCAGCACACCTGTCAGTGCTTCAGCCAGCCCGCTCCCTGACAGCAGCGCCAGTGGCAGCGCCAGCCCGGCTCCATCTACTCCCACCACCACATCCAGTAGCTCAGCCCAGCAGACCTCGCTTCTCCTCGCCGCAAACACGTCTAACCTGTCCCCGAGCCTCATCCCCTCCACTGTGATGTCACTCAGCCAGATCTCCCCGGCCAGCAGCTCCTCGCAGGGCATGACCCTCCCCATCCCCCACAGTGCACCTCACAGCCCTCCTCTGCCCCACAGTGCTCCGCTCTCTAGGGCCATGACTCCAGTGCAGCTGCTGCACCAGCAGGTGGAACCAGGAGGGAGCAGCACTTTATCTCCGTCACATAATCCGTGGCTGCTAAAGACTTCAGAGATGAGCGCCACTGCAACACTTCCACTGCCGAGAAGACCTGTCAGTGAAATGAGGCTGGGAGGCTTTCAGG GCTCGAGTCTTCCCAGGATGATGCCTTTATCTGGACCTACACGTGTGGAAGCCATGTTTTCTCACACACCTGGAACATCAGATGGCAGTGGAGGAACCACAGTGGGAGGAGCTTGCTTACTGCACTTCCTGCCTGGTGACAATATCACTCTGCTCATCTCTGAGCCCAGAGATGGGTGGCACTACGGTCAAAATGAACGAACGGGACG gAAAGGCTGGTTTCCTTTCTCTTACACTCAGCCACATCATACCAAGATGGATCTTCTCGAGAG CTCGCTCTTCTTATCTAGAGCTAACAGCACCAGTACCGGGCAACTTGACAAACTAGGGTCTCCGGGTCTCCCAGCCCTCACCCCTGAGTCGGAGGAGGAACGCTCCCTTCCTCCCCAGAGGGTCAGCACCTTCCGCCCACGCCCCTACAGCATGGCCGACAGCAACAAG ATCACCTCAGAGTTGGCCTCCCCACCTCCCTCACCGACCAG GCCTAATCCATTTGCACATGTCCGACTCCGAAAAACCGTCACCAACGATCGCTCAGCTCCCATCATTGAGTGA